In Macadamia integrifolia cultivar HAES 741 chromosome 5, SCU_Mint_v3, whole genome shotgun sequence, a single window of DNA contains:
- the LOC122079106 gene encoding LOW QUALITY PROTEIN: AUGMIN subunit 5-like (The sequence of the model RefSeq protein was modified relative to this genomic sequence to represent the inferred CDS: inserted 1 base in 1 codon) translates to MQSASSSGVQPEAILEWLQKEMGYRPQGPYCSSNKGMMPSVDTVRKIYRGNMVPVWNFLLQRVKSEKTVEKIRRNILVHGSSSSSDGGLVDLGKRNEEGRSKGRRKEKEKVKLGVDRGLGSDSSSESREIALRERELAEKEVERLRHIVRRQRKDLRARMLEVSREEAERKRMHDDRSNCRHKQVILEAYDQQCDEATRIFAEYQKRLQYYINQARDAQRSSVNSAADDHYVNGNKDALYSTVKGNKSLDDVFIETTWERDVRKACESLAAHTIEKICSGFPAYEGSGIHLNPQLEVAKLSIDFDGEIPDDVKAVVLNCLENPPQLLQAITTYTLQLKTLISRETEKIDIRADAELLRYKFENNRVTDASSPDANSALQYQLYDHGKMGSDIPTRGTHSQLLERQKAHVQQFVATEDALNKAAEARNLCQKFIKCLHGSNDAGLTHAAAAQGTSQSVASPRQFELEVWAKEREAAGLRASLNMLTSEVQRLNKLCAEWNEAEDSLRKKWKKIDEFDARRSELESIYTALLRANVDAAAFWNQQSLAAWEYASSTIIPACSVVVEIANSTKDFIEKVYAFYQSPDNSLYMLPSTPQALLESVGASGSTAPEAVAIAEKNAALLTXRAGTGDPSAIPSICRISAALQHHAGLEGSDAGFASVLESLEYCLKLRGSEASVLDELSKAINLVQRRRELVDSGHTLLNHACRAQQEYERTTTYCLNLAAEQENSIMEKWLPELKTAVLNAQNCLEDCKRVRGLVDEWWEQPAATVVDWVTVDGQNVSAWLNRVKHLQMAFYDKELLCL, encoded by the exons ATGCAAAGCGCCAGTAGTTCTGGTGTGCAACCTGAAGCCATCTTGGAATGGCTTCAGAAGGAAATGGGGTATCGTCCTCAAGGTCCATACTGCTCGTCTAACAAGGGAATGATGCCCTCCGTTGATACCGTCCGGAAGATTTACCGTGGGAATATGGTTCCCGTGTGGAATTTCTTGTTGCAGAGAGTTAAATCGGAGAAGACAGTGGAGAAAATTCGGCGGAACATACTTGTTCacggcagcagcagcagcagtgatgGTGGTTTGGTGGATTTGGGGAAACGGAATGAAGAGGGGAGGAGTaagggaaggaggaaggagaaggagaaggtgaAATTAGGGGTTGATAGAGGGTTGGGTTCGGATAGTTCTTCGGAAAGTAGGGAGATTGCTCTGAGAGAGAGGGAATTGGCAGAGAAGGAGGTGGAGAGATTGAGGCATATTGTTCGGAGGCAGCGGAAGGACTTGAGGGCACGAATGCTGGAGGTTTCTAGGGAGGAAGCCGAGCGCAAAAGGATGCATGATGACAGGTCGAATTGCAG GCACAAACAAGTAATATTGGAGGCTTATGATCAACAGTGTGATGAAGCTACTAGAATTTTTGCAGAGTATCAGAAACGTCTTCAATACtacattaatcaagcaagaGATGCTCAGAGATCCAGTGTTAACTCTGCTGCTGATGATCACTACGTGAACGGCAACAAAGATGCCTTGTACTCCACCGTCAAGGGAAATAAATCGTTGGATGATGTTTTTATTGAAACTACTTGGGAAAGGGATGTCCGGAAGGCCTGTGAATCTCTTGCAGCTCATACGATTGAAAAAATATGCAGTGGTTTCCCAGCTTATGAAGGAAGCGGCATTCATTTGAACCCTCAGTTAGAGGTTGCCAAATTAAGCATTGATTTTGATGGGGAAATCCCTGATGATGTTAAGGCTGTTGTTTTAAACTGCCTTGAGAATCCTCCTCAATTGCTTCAGGCAATTACTACCTACACTTTACAGCTGAAAACTCTGATTAGTAGAGAAACAGAGAAGATTGATATCAGAGCTGATGCTGAACTCTTAAG ATATAAGTTTGAGAACAATAGAGTGACAGATGCTTCTTCTCCTGATGCCAATTCAGCTCTACAATACCAATTGTATGATCATGGGAAGATGGGAAGTGACATCCCCACAAGAGGGACTCATAGTCAGCTTCTTGAACGACAG AAAGCACATGTCCAACAGTTTGTGGCTACCGAAGATGCACTCAACAAAGCTGCAGAGGCTCGGAACTTGTGTCAAAAGTTCATAAAATGTTTGCATGGAAGCAATGATGCAGGTTTAACTCATGCAGCTGCAGCTCAAGGAACATCACAAAGTGTGGCAAGTCCCAGGCAGTTTGAG TTGGAGGTTTGGGCCAAAGAGAGGGAGGCAGCTGGATTGAGGGCTAGTTTAAATATGTTGACATCTGAAGTACAACGCTTGAATAAATTGTGTGCAGAATGGAATGAGGCTGAAGATTCTTTGAGGAAGAAGTGGAAAAAAATTGATGAGTTCGATGCTCGCAGATCAGAGCTAGAATCCATCTATACTGCTCTACTGAGGGCTAACGTG GATGCTGCTGCCTTCTGGAATCAGCAATCATTAGCTGCATGGGAGTATGCATCAAGCACCATTATCCCAGCTTGCTCAGTTGTTGTAGAGATAGCAAACAGTACAAaggattttattgaaaaagtgTATGCCTTCTATCAAAGTCCGGACAATAGCCTTTACATGCTGCCATCAACTCCACAG GCTCTCTTGGAGTCCGTGGGTGCTAGTGGATCTACAGCACCTGAAGCAGTTGCCATTGCAGAAAAAAATGCTGCTTTATTGA CTAGAGCTGGTACTGGTGATCCATCAGCAATTCCATCTATCTGCCGCATCTCTGCTGCCCTTCAACATCATGCAG GTTTGGAAGGTTCCGATGCTGGATTTGCTTCAGTTTTGGAGTCCCTAGAATACTGTTTGAAGCTCCGGGGTTCTGAAGCCAGTGTGCTTGACGAACTGTCCAAGGCAATTAATTTGGTACAAAGACGCAGGGAACTTGTTGATAGTGGCCATACATTGTTAAACCACGCATGTAGGGCACAGCAAGAATATGAAAG GACGACAACTTACTGTCTGAACTTGGCTGCTGAGCAAGAGAATAGCATTATGGAGAAATGGCTGCCTGAACTTAAGACAGCTGTTTTAAATGCTCAGAATTGTCTAGAAGACTGCAAACGCGTGAGGGGTCTG GTAGATGAGTGGTGGGAGCAACCAGCCGCTACCGTGGTTGATTGGGTAACAGTTGATGGTCAAAATGTGTCTGCTTGGCTCAATCGTGTTAAACATCTTCAGATGGCCTTTTATGACAAGGAGCTCTTATGCCTCTAA